From Paenibacillus graminis, a single genomic window includes:
- the lysA gene encoding diaminopimelate decarboxylase, with amino-acid sequence MFLHGTSRINDANHLEIGGCDVTELKAEYGTPLYIVDEQLVRRRCREYMEAFTASGLGFQVAYASKAFSVMAMCRLADEEGLSLDVVSDGELYTALQAGFPAERIHFHGNNKTPDEIEMAIDAGIGCFVADNLVELHMLQAIALRKEVTVNILLRVTPGVEAHAHHAYASTGQTDSKFGFDIGNGSALEAVRLASAQSNLRLLGVHSHIGSQIFETEGFELAVERIAEFTRKVKEELGVEFPVVNLGGGFGIRYVEGDTPLQVSEYVAAITGAVKTHFAGIGEKLPQIWVEPGRSIVGDAGTTLYTVGTNKEIPGVRKYVAVDGGMTDNPRPALYESKYEALLANRAAEPNEETVSIAGKCCESGDMLIWDVELPKVESGDLLAVACTGAYNYSMASNYNRIRRPAVVFVQNGQSDLVVRRESHQDIIANDIVPARIAKQAVAK; translated from the coding sequence ATGTTTTTACACGGGACGAGCCGAATTAATGATGCCAATCATCTGGAGATCGGCGGATGTGATGTGACCGAATTGAAGGCGGAATATGGTACCCCGCTGTATATAGTGGACGAGCAATTAGTCCGTCGCCGCTGCCGCGAGTACATGGAGGCTTTTACTGCATCCGGTCTCGGGTTCCAGGTGGCCTATGCCAGCAAAGCCTTCTCCGTAATGGCGATGTGCCGTTTGGCTGACGAGGAAGGGCTGTCGCTGGACGTTGTGTCGGACGGTGAGCTGTATACCGCGCTGCAGGCCGGATTTCCGGCTGAGCGCATCCATTTTCACGGCAACAACAAAACACCGGATGAGATCGAAATGGCAATTGATGCCGGGATCGGCTGCTTCGTAGCCGACAATCTGGTAGAGCTGCACATGCTGCAGGCCATCGCCCTCCGCAAGGAAGTAACAGTTAACATCCTGCTGCGCGTGACTCCGGGCGTAGAGGCGCATGCCCACCATGCGTATGCCTCCACCGGCCAGACCGACTCGAAATTCGGCTTCGATATTGGAAACGGTTCTGCACTGGAAGCGGTAAGACTCGCCTCCGCACAAAGCAATCTGCGGCTGCTGGGCGTTCATTCGCACATCGGCTCACAGATTTTTGAAACCGAAGGTTTTGAGCTGGCGGTTGAACGCATTGCCGAGTTCACGCGCAAAGTGAAGGAAGAACTGGGTGTAGAGTTCCCGGTGGTTAATCTCGGCGGCGGCTTTGGTATCCGTTATGTCGAAGGCGATACACCGCTGCAGGTGTCCGAATATGTGGCCGCCATCACAGGTGCCGTGAAGACGCATTTTGCCGGCATTGGCGAGAAGCTGCCGCAAATCTGGGTAGAGCCGGGCCGCAGCATTGTCGGCGATGCCGGAACTACGCTGTACACTGTGGGCACGAACAAGGAGATTCCCGGTGTGCGCAAATATGTCGCCGTTGACGGCGGGATGACGGATAATCCGCGTCCGGCGCTCTATGAATCCAAATATGAGGCGCTGCTGGCCAACCGTGCCGCAGAACCGAATGAAGAAACGGTTTCGATTGCCGGCAAATGCTGCGAGAGCGGCGATATGCTGATCTGGGATGTAGAGCTTCCTAAGGTGGAGAGCGGGGATCTGCTCGCTGTGGCCTGCACAGGGGCATACAACTATTCCATGGCCAGCAACTATAACCGGATCCGCCGTCCGGCAGTGGTGTTCGTACAGAATGGGCAGAGCGACCTTGTGGTCCGCCGTGAGAGCCATCAGGACATTATCGCCAACGATATTGTTCCGGCGCGCATTGCGAAGCAGGCGGTGGCGAAGTAA
- a CDS encoding stage V sporulation protein AB, with translation MTAPLSLGLHLLLGIAGGIAVGGGVIALFIVLDMVPRLAQLTSSYDKVHWYEGAMIGGSLLGTVSDFWNWRISAGPLVELGVGLFDGVFVGMLAAALTEVLNVLPILAKRLRMTHLLFGLLMAMVCGKVAGSLFDWFVYQQ, from the coding sequence GGGATTGCCGGAGGCATTGCGGTGGGCGGCGGGGTAATCGCACTTTTCATTGTGCTGGACATGGTACCACGGCTGGCCCAGCTGACATCCTCCTACGATAAAGTGCATTGGTATGAAGGAGCAATGATCGGGGGCTCGCTGCTTGGCACCGTGTCTGATTTCTGGAATTGGCGGATTTCCGCCGGGCCATTGGTAGAGCTGGGAGTAGGTCTGTTTGACGGGGTATTTGTGGGCATGCTGGCTGCGGCGCTGACCGAGGTGCTGAATGTGCTGCCCATCTTGGCTAAGCGCCTGCGTATGACCCATCTGCTCTTCGGGCTGCTGATGGCGATGGTCTGCGGCAAGGTCGCTGGCTCTTTGTTTGATTGGTTTGTGTATCAACAGTAG
- a CDS encoding TIGR02206 family membrane protein: MSHNTFFGRQHDIDFIMFSVSHWMAISLVACFCMILFGLRRAIRSNPGLKQSIRLLLVAVLLFSEGGLQLWYITQEVWKKGNSLPLELCGITLLLSIVMLLTRSRLLYSFLYFAGIGGAFIALLTPNLVYPFPHFRFLLFFAAHGGIILASLYMTWIEGYRPTWKSLFFTMLCLNIVAAAVYAADRILGANYMFLAHKPGTFSVLDYFGPYPYYLLAEEAFAFVVFLLMYLVFFWFPQRWNAPPCARRTKL; this comes from the coding sequence GTGAGCCACAACACTTTTTTCGGCCGGCAGCATGATATCGATTTCATCATGTTCTCGGTTTCGCATTGGATGGCTATATCTTTAGTCGCATGTTTCTGTATGATCCTCTTTGGCCTGCGCCGGGCAATCCGTTCCAACCCGGGACTTAAGCAGTCTATCCGCCTGCTGCTTGTTGCTGTGCTGCTGTTCTCTGAAGGCGGTCTGCAGCTGTGGTACATCACTCAGGAGGTCTGGAAAAAAGGGAATTCCCTGCCGCTGGAACTATGCGGAATCACGCTGCTCTTATCCATTGTGATGCTGCTTACCCGGAGCCGTCTGCTGTACTCCTTTCTCTATTTCGCGGGCATCGGCGGTGCATTCATTGCGCTGCTTACACCCAATCTGGTGTATCCTTTTCCCCATTTCCGCTTTCTGCTGTTTTTCGCCGCCCACGGCGGGATTATTCTGGCATCGCTGTACATGACCTGGATCGAGGGTTACAGGCCAACCTGGAAATCGCTGTTCTTCACCATGCTCTGCCTCAATATCGTGGCGGCCGCCGTCTATGCCGCAGACCGGATTCTCGGGGCCAACTATATGTTTCTGGCGCACAAGCCGGGCACGTTTTCAGTATTGGATTATTTTGGTCCCTACCCGTACTATCTGCTTGCGGAAGAGGCGTTTGCTTTTGTGGTATTTCTCCTGATGTATCTTGTGTTCTTCTGGTTTCCGCAGCGTTGGAATGCCCCGCCATGCGCTAGACGAACCAAACTATAA
- a CDS encoding peptidylprolyl isomerase — translation MAKQAKITLENGGVVLLDLFEKDAPNTVANFEKLAKEGFYNGLVFHRVIPGFVAQGGCPNGTGSGGPGYTIDCEINPNKHERGTLAMAHAGKNTGGSQFYICYAPQPHLDGVHTVFGKVVEGMDKVDAFQGRDKMTSVEIIEA, via the coding sequence ATGGCAAAGCAAGCGAAAATTACACTCGAAAATGGCGGCGTCGTGCTGCTTGATCTGTTCGAGAAGGATGCACCCAACACGGTTGCAAACTTTGAGAAGCTGGCAAAAGAAGGGTTCTACAACGGTCTGGTATTTCACCGTGTAATCCCAGGTTTCGTAGCCCAAGGCGGCTGTCCAAATGGTACAGGCTCCGGTGGTCCGGGATATACCATCGACTGCGAAATCAACCCGAACAAGCATGAGCGCGGAACGCTCGCTATGGCTCATGCCGGTAAGAACACAGGCGGAAGCCAGTTCTATATCTGCTACGCTCCACAGCCGCATCTTGACGGCGTACACACTGTATTCGGCAAAGTGGTAGAAGGTATGGACAAGGTTGATGCTTTCCAGGGACGCGACAAAATGACTTCGGTGGAAATTATCGAAGCTTAA
- a CDS encoding spore germination protein, translating to MEQPEENGKSAKENAAGGAEAKKADDPLQKKRDAERSDSLEESIIYWQGSDNIPANLEDTKKTLAEVMGLHSSFDVVFREMTFGGRKAALLCISGFAKDTIIDEILKRLTYLTPENISTDVLASFMSEFIPHIQVEKGELLSESINKVLSGMSVFFIEGQTEVIIMDTRSYPSRNPDEPSIERVVRGARDGFTETLLSNVALVRRRVRDPGLKYEMHQVGRRTRTDVCVAYIDDIVDKTQVKAVTEKIKSVNIDGIPLADKQLEEAIVGGGWNPYPLVRYSERPDVVASHLLEGRVVIFVDTSPSVMILPTTFFDLCQHAEENRQTPFMGTYLRWVRFIGIFASMFLLPLWMLLVIHPELKPAMLEFIGPQKMAKIPLLAQFLLVELGVDLLRMAAVHTPTPLGSAMGLIAAILVGDIAVQTGLFVNEVVLYMAVASIGMFATPSYELGLANRIVRLVLLLAVAAFQVQGFMIGTTLIIILLTTHRSYNSSYLWPFIPFNAKAMGEIIIRQPVLNSKTRPSFNKTRDNTRMPPVPEKKSKS from the coding sequence CTGGAGCAGCCGGAGGAAAACGGGAAAAGTGCAAAGGAAAATGCTGCTGGCGGGGCTGAAGCGAAGAAGGCCGATGATCCGCTGCAAAAGAAACGCGATGCCGAACGTTCCGATTCTTTGGAGGAATCGATCATTTACTGGCAGGGCAGTGACAACATTCCGGCTAATCTTGAGGATACCAAAAAGACACTTGCGGAGGTCATGGGCCTTCATTCGTCCTTTGATGTAGTGTTCCGGGAAATGACTTTTGGCGGACGCAAGGCGGCGCTGCTGTGCATCAGCGGGTTCGCCAAGGATACGATCATCGATGAAATTCTGAAGCGCCTGACGTACCTCACCCCGGAGAATATCTCTACGGATGTGCTAGCCAGCTTTATGAGCGAGTTCATCCCCCACATCCAGGTGGAGAAAGGAGAATTGCTCAGCGAGAGCATTAATAAAGTGCTGTCGGGAATGAGCGTCTTTTTCATTGAAGGTCAAACTGAAGTTATTATCATGGATACCCGCTCCTATCCTTCACGCAATCCGGACGAACCGTCCATTGAACGGGTGGTGCGTGGAGCGCGCGACGGATTCACAGAAACCCTGCTAAGCAACGTCGCGCTGGTCAGAAGACGGGTCCGCGACCCTGGATTGAAATATGAGATGCACCAGGTGGGCCGCCGGACGCGCACGGATGTCTGTGTCGCGTATATCGATGATATCGTCGACAAAACGCAGGTTAAGGCCGTCACCGAAAAAATTAAGAGCGTGAATATTGACGGCATTCCGCTCGCGGACAAACAGCTGGAGGAGGCGATCGTCGGCGGAGGCTGGAATCCCTATCCGCTGGTGCGGTATTCGGAGCGTCCGGATGTTGTGGCTTCCCATCTGCTGGAAGGCCGGGTGGTTATTTTCGTAGATACTTCCCCGAGTGTCATGATTTTGCCGACCACCTTTTTTGATTTGTGCCAACATGCGGAAGAGAACCGCCAGACACCGTTTATGGGCACGTATCTGCGCTGGGTGCGGTTCATCGGGATTTTTGCTTCCATGTTCCTGCTTCCGCTCTGGATGCTGCTTGTGATCCATCCGGAGCTTAAACCGGCGATGCTTGAATTCATCGGGCCGCAGAAAATGGCCAAAATTCCGCTGCTTGCCCAGTTTCTCCTTGTTGAGCTTGGGGTCGATCTCCTGCGCATGGCTGCCGTGCATACACCGACTCCTCTAGGTTCGGCTATGGGTCTCATTGCCGCGATTCTGGTTGGGGACATTGCTGTCCAGACCGGTCTTTTCGTCAATGAGGTCGTGCTGTACATGGCTGTTGCATCCATCGGTATGTTCGCCACGCCCAGCTATGAGCTGGGGCTGGCCAACCGGATTGTCAGGCTTGTGCTGCTGCTCGCTGTGGCCGCATTCCAGGTGCAGGGCTTTATGATCGGCACAACACTGATTATAATCCTGCTCACGACACACCGCTCCTACAATTCATCATATTTGTGGCCGTTTATACCATTTAATGCAAAGGCGATGGGGGAGATCATTATCCGCCAGCCTGTGCTTAACTCCAAAACTAGGCCATCCTTCAACAAAACAAGAGACAATACGCGGATGCCGCCGGTTCCGGAGAAGAAAAGCAAATCGTAG